Proteins encoded by one window of Candidatus Cloacimonadota bacterium:
- a CDS encoding ATP-dependent Clp protease ATP-binding subunit ClpX has protein sequence KNALSKQYKALFALENVSLKFTDDALEAIAEIAMKRESGARGLRAIMESIMIDIMYQVPDLKDVRECYITKDVIAKRGKPIFKIKPDSLSEEKNRLIA, from the coding sequence CCAAAAACGCTTTAAGTAAGCAGTATAAGGCGTTATTTGCTTTAGAAAATGTTTCCCTAAAATTTACAGATGATGCATTAGAGGCGATAGCAGAAATTGCTATGAAGCGGGAGTCTGGAGCCCGAGGCCTTCGTGCAATTATGGAATCAATTATGATTGATATTATGTATCAAGTCCCTGATCTGAAGGATGTTCGGGAATGCTATATTACAAAAGATGTTATTGCTAAGAGAGGTAAACCAATTTTTAAGATTAAACCAGATTCGCTTTCAGAAGAGAAAAATAGGCTGATCGCTTAA
- a CDS encoding ClpX C4-type zinc finger protein, which yields MDELRCSFCGKSRSEVKKLIRGINGNICNNCISICYTILEK from the coding sequence ATGGATGAATTAAGATGCTCTTTTTGCGGGAAATCGCGAAGCGAGGTAAAAAAACTTATTCGTGGTATTAATGGTAATATCTGTAATAACTGTATTTCTATTTGTTATACAATTCTTGAGAAGG
- a CDS encoding GxxExxY protein, which yields MRLDVLVEELIICELKAVDEMNPIWEAQLLSYLKLTGKRLGFIINFNVPLIKDWIKRIIL from the coding sequence TTGCGTTTGGATGTTCTTGTGGAAGAACTTATAATTTGTGAGTTGAAAGCTGTAGATGAAATGAATCCTATTTGGGAAGCGCAATTACTTAGTTATTTAAAATTAACCGGTAAGCGTCTTGGCTTTATTATTAATTTTAATGTTCCTCTCATAAAAGATTGGATTAAAAGAATTATACTTTAA
- a CDS encoding GIY-YIG nuclease family protein encodes MSERNKYYTYVLHSPKYNKIYIGYTNNLERRIYFQFSQQRGTGLDFQICSMEISLS; translated from the coding sequence ATGAGTGAAAGGAATAAATATTATACTTATGTGTTACATTCACCGAAATACAATAAAATCTATATAGGTTATACAAATAATTTAGAGAGAAGAATCTATTTTCAATTTTCACAACAAAGGGGTACAGGGTTAGACTTCCAGATTTGTTCCATGGAAATTAGTCTATCATGA
- the nuoE gene encoding NADH-quinone oxidoreductase subunit NuoE encodes MTDNDVAKIDEVLEQYKDRAGSLIPILQSIQTKLGYLSKETIKYISKNTKIPVSEIYGVVTFYTQFRLQPIGKNIIRICHGTACHVANVLKIADTIFDELNVKPGGTTDDLKFTVEVVACLGCCSLAPVMMINDKAYGRLTSEKVKKILTEY; translated from the coding sequence ATGACTGATAATGATGTAGCAAAAATAGATGAAGTTTTGGAACAGTATAAAGATAGGGCTGGAAGCCTGATTCCAATATTACAAAGTATTCAAACTAAATTGGGATATTTATCTAAAGAAACAATTAAATACATTTCAAAGAATACAAAAATTCCAGTAAGTGAAATCTATGGTGTAGTCACCTTTTATACTCAATTTCGATTGCAACCTATTGGAAAAAATATTATAAGAATCTGTCATGGGACAGCCTGTCATGTGGCGAATGTTTTAAAAATCGCAGATACTATATTTGATGAATTGAATGTAAAACCGGGTGGAACTACAGACGATTTAAAATTTACCGTTGAAGTAGTTGCTTGCCTTGGATGTTGCAGCTTAGCCCCTGTAATGATGATTAACGATAAAGCCTATGGACGACTAACTTCAGAAAAGGTTAAGAAGATATTAACAGAATATTAG